The following coding sequences lie in one Lolium perenne isolate Kyuss_39 chromosome 2, Kyuss_2.0, whole genome shotgun sequence genomic window:
- the LOC127331950 gene encoding peroxidase 2, which yields MAPKLAVLAVLASLLGAVSCEFLSIYDGYGFPLPNPNQPFKLPPASPPKNPRPDLKVGYYADKCPQAEEIVKRAVKEATPGEKAGLIRLFFHDCFVQGCDASVLLEGPDTERTAFPNLSLRGFNIIEKAKAALEVECKGIVSCADIVAFAGRDASYSLSDRKINYQVPAGRYDGKVSRANDTFLNLPPPFGDLKTITDMFAAKGLDQTDMLVLSGAHSIGRSACGSFANSFSNRLLPDNSSTAMNRTLADQLNTTCTANSINVPQDYETANELDHQYYKNVQEHNVLFTSDAVLLESPETKVLVDSFARDPFFLSDIIPIGRNPWYDAFAKAMVKMGNWEVKNSTVGEIRQFCGKVNDKTY from the exons ATGGCGCCCAAGCTTGCCGTTCTCGCCGTGCTCGCGTCTTTGCTCGGTGCCGTGTCCTGTGAATTCCTCTCAATCTATGACGGCTACGGCTTTCCACTACCGAATCCCAACCAGCCGTTTAAGCTCCCACCGGCTTCCCCTCCCAAGAACCCTCGCCCTGACCTCAAGGTCGGCTACTACGCCGACAAATGCCCCCAGGCTGAGGAGATCGTGAAAAGGGCCGTGAAGGAAGCCACCCCGGGCGAAAAGGCCGGGCTCATCCGCCTCTTCTTCCATGATTGCTTTGTCCAG GGCTGCGACGCCTCCGTCCTGCTGGAAGGCCCAGACACGGAGAGGACGGCTTTCCCCAACCTAAGCCTGCGCGGGTTCAACATTATCGAGAAGGCAAAGGCTGCCCTTGAGGTGGAATGCAAGGGCATCGTCTCCTGCGCCGACATCGTCGCCTTCGCCGGGCGCGACGCCAGCTATAGCCTGAGCGACCGCAAAATCAACTACCAGGTGCCGGCCGGCCGCTACGACGGCAAAGTATCACGCGCCAACGACACCTTCTTGAACCTGCCCCCACCCTTCGGCGACCTCAAGACGATCACAGACATGTTCGCTGCAAAGGGGCTCGATCAGACGGATATGCTCGTGCTCTCTGGTGCGCACTCCATCGGCCGCTCGGCCTGCGGCTCCTTCGCCAACTCCTTCTCCAACCGTTTGCTGCCTGACAACTCCAGCACGGCCATGAACCGCACGCTCGCCGACCAACTGAACACGACATGCACTGCGAACAGCATAAATGTGCCGCAGGATTACGAGACCGCCAACGAGTTGGACCACCAGTACTACAAGAACGTGCAGGAACACAATGTGCTCTTCACCTCCGATGCGGTACTGCTGGAGTCACCGGAGACCAAGGTCTTGGTGGATTCATTTGCCCGTGACCCTTTCTTTTTGTCGGATATTATTCCAATTGGCCGAAACCCCTGGTACGATGCATTCGCTAAAGCCATGGTGAAGATGGGAAACTGGGAGGTGAAGAACAGCACCGTGGGCGAGATCAGGCAATTCTGCGGGAAGGTCAATGACAAGACCTATTAA